The region GTTTCCGACAACGGAATACAGGAACGGCCAAGCTGTACAGGTGACTGCCCAGTTCCGTTCCTATCATAACTGGGGAGAATCTATAGCGGATCATTCTGCATTGATTACCGGGGGAGTCTCCTGGAACCCCAAGCTGTACAGCAAGGCCATTGGAGTGGACGGCAAAACAGCCGCCCGCGAGATTGCTGCTGCAGGCTATGCAACGGACCCGGATTATGCGGCCAAGCTGACTCAGATTATGGATTCATATAACCTGTATCAATATGACGAGCAGAAGGAGGATGAAGAGATGTCGGCTGAAGATAAACAAAAACTTGCGGCGCTGGAAACCGAGCTGCGGGAGCTGAAGGAGCTGCTGGCAGGATTGTCTGTCAGCAGAGATACACTGAAGGCCGGCGTTCAAGAGCAAGGCCAATCTATTAAAGGTGTGGCGGAGCGGCTGGCTGTCATTGAGGGCCGTGCTGTGATGAACGTACCGGCTTGGGCTGAGCCTGCGGTACAGGCAGCGTCAGCTGCCGGTCTGCTGGATACGCCTTCAGGAGGCAGCTATGATTTTTACCGGATGCTGACCGTTTTGCACCGCGCCGGTCTTCTGGTTACCAGCAAGGGGGTGTAGCCGTTATGTACAATGATGCACTTAACAATGTACTAGCCTTTGCATCCGTATTGGCGGTATTCGTCATGGCGCTGGTGCAGCTCGTCAAGAACAGTGTGAATCTTCCACGCAATGTGGTTCCTGCGGTGGGGCTGGTCATCGGCCTGCTGGTAGGAGCGGCTGCGTACCCTTTTACAGACATGAATCTCATTCTTCGTCTATGGGCCGGAGGCTTGGCCGGATTATCGGCAACGGGATTGTTTGAACTGGCCTTCAATAAGCGGAGCGGGACGACCAAAGAGGAGTAGGATAATACCGGCTACTTGAGAGGAAATAAAATAGGGTGCAAGGAATGGTAATTCCATCCAATCGGTTTGGTAGGAACGCTAATATACTAGTTAAGAAGAAAGGAGGTGCTTGATATGGGAACTTATGTTGATGGAAGAACCTCACAGAATGCTAGTACAGCCAACTCTATTGCAATACCGATTACAGTTATTAATACGCCACAGCTCTTCGGTCAAATTGGTCTGATCACTGCTGGGGTAGGCGCGAATCCGCGTGTAATTCTGAAGGGAACAGTTTCCGTTTCGCTGCCTCTTGCACTGGTTGGCATCACTGTAACCATCGTTAGAGGAACACTGGCTACGGACCCTCTTGTGTATTCCGCCACTTCCACTTTCAGCCTTAGTGTTCTGGCTCCGCAGGTTATCACCTTCTCTGCAGACGATTTCCTCCCGACGATTACTCCGCAGTTAACCTATACTGCGTTTATCAGCTCGAATCTTTTGGGTACGGTCCGTGTGGGTCCGGAGAGCTTTGACGGCATTCTGGTGTCTGATTAATCTCTTGGCTGTGGGACATCCTGCTCTGCTCTAACATTCGGGCGGGCAGGATGCCCTTGTACATACGCCCCAAATTATGTCCGTTTCGCCCAATCTGATCAGGCCATTTGCTCATATGCTGTTCTGTAGTCAACATTATGAAGGAGGTAATCTCATGGGTGCAGATTGCGGATACGGTGGCAATGTAGGCGGAGTGAATACTTGTGGAGTAAGTCCTTGGACATCGACAGGCGCGATTCTGGTTCTTTATATCCTGCTCGTTATTATTCTGAGTGCCTGCTTCTACTAGGAGATCCCATCAGTCAGCGCAGTCCCGGTAATCCGGGACTGTGCTTTTTTATAGATGCTGGATGGACAAGACATGCTGCCTGACGGTGAATTTAAATTCGCCTTGCCCTGACAGGATGTGCGATAATAGAAGTCATTGTCTTCAGGGCAATCAGTGCTGGCATGAAAGAGGTGTACGATGGAAGAGAAGGAAAAGATATATGCCATCCTTAAGCGGATCGAAGCAGATCAGCCGGTTAATCGGGAGGTAATGGAACTCGAAGCCGAGGCCTTCGCCGATATTATGGAGGAACTCATCGACAGCCGGATGGTGGAGAATGTTAAGATCTCCAGATCAGGCAGCGGGATGGTGACGGTTAGCACCACTGGAATGAAATTGACCCGGCGTGGCCATGATTTTATTTTATTGAAGGAGTCCGGCCGAATTTGACCGGAAAATAGAGGTCATTACCCGGCACTGAAAGAGGCCGGGTTATTTTTTTACTATCCACCCCGCTTGATGAATCAACGCTTAAGATTACTTATTGCTGTATTTCTGCAGAATCCCTTTCTTCTCAAACAACAGATAGACGCGGTCCAGAATGGTTGCCAGTTCTGCCCGGGTAACAGGGGCGAGCGGTCTGTAGTATCCACGGGAATCGGCTGTAATAATCTTGTGAGAATCCATCGCTGCAATGGCGTACACCGGCAGGAAGGTGAAATCTCCAACTAGCGAGATAGATCCATTCGGGTATGTATAAAAAATCGCAGGGGAGAGCTCATCCCCAGGTATGTATGTATTCCATCTGTTGCCGGCCTTCGCTCTTTCTGTATCCATGTATTGATCCATCGCAGTCTCAGTATTAAATTTTTTCAAGGGAATATCCTTGAATTTACTTAACCGCTGGTATAACTCTTTGTCAGGATCATCGGGATTCGCACCCTTATCGAAATCTTCAGCGAATAATTGGTAGAGCATAGACGTTAGCTTGAGTCGTGTCAGCCGGGCATCAGGCTGGAAGATATATTTGCCTGTTGAAGGGTTTTGGGAAATCCCGCCGCCGCTGACCGCAGAGGAATTGTATAGCTCGGATATTTCCTTGTAGGCCCAATGATTCTTGGGGACATCCTGGTAGCCGGTCACTTTCGGTTCATGGAACTGGGGCGCTACATTGGGGCGGTACTTATCGAACAGCCGGTGCAGCATGACGGTGAACTCGGCTTTGGTAACCGTTGCCTCAGGTTTGAAGGTACCGTCGGAATACCCTTTTAGCACATCGTTATCCGTCATGAAAAGAATGGATTCCATCGCCCAGGCATATTTCTGCTCGTTGACATCGGAGTACAGGCTTTGCGCACTTGCGGAAGAAGTTGAGGCAGAGCCGAGCAGCAGCATGCTGATGACGGGGACAAGGATCGTTTTTTTGAACATGGGACCTCCTGAACAATTGAATTCTTATGATGAATGCGGGAGCTTCTGCTCCCTTACCCTAATGAAAGGTATCACCATCATTCCTGAATTGTCAATCAATACGGGAGGTCCCATGCCGGTAACATAAGAATTTTTACTTGGTTGTAATCTCCGACAACGCCTTGTCCATCTGCGTTTCATTCGATTGCACGGCTTCGCTCTCCACAGCATCAATTCCGCGGAAGACATTCTTAGTGTTCTGATAAAAGTCAAAGGCAAACTTCTTAATAGCCTCACCATCAGAGTGATTGCGCTCAACAACGGTAGCCTTGAACAGGTTCGTCAGCATGTATCCGGCATCCTCGCTATGCGCGAGGTAATTCCCGGCGGTGTACTCCTCCACGATCTGGGATTCAAAATCTTTAAGCTCCACAGCCGACGGAGTATACGATTTTGCCAAAACTTCTGCGGCGTCTGCTTTTTGCGTGGCCTCCGTATCCGTAGCCGCGATTTGCTGGATCGCAGATTCCCAGTTCACTGCCCCCTTCCCGGTGGACGGTTCAGAGACAGGCGCAGGGGTTGATTGGGCTGCTGTCGGCTTCGCTGCCACGGTAGGAGTTGGGGCGGCCTGATTAGCCGGAGTGTTGCAGCCTGCGGTCAGTCCGATGGCACCGCCGAATACGATCGCTAGGGCAAGGGACGACATCTTTTTATACAAGGGCTTCTTCATAGCGGTTCCTCCTGAATCTATCTGATATCCATATACTATATATGTAACCTTGTCCGGACGGATTGAATTTATTCGCTAACGTGGCTGATAGATATGAATATTTTGTGAGTCTATAGAACTAAGTCATTTGGCCTGATATAATTGGTAAAAAATAGAATGGCAAAGAGGTGCTACTGTAAAATGAAGCGGAAACTGGCAACGCTCTTTTTGGTGATGATATTAGCGCTATCCTTAAGTGTGCAGCCAATATCGGCAGCAGGCAAGACTCAGAAGGTTAAGGTCA is a window of Paenibacillus sp. FSL H3-0469 DNA encoding:
- a CDS encoding glucosaminidase domain-containing protein gives rise to the protein MASSEFITRIASFAVADMQRSRIAASLTIAQAALESGWGTSGLTQKANNLFGIKGSGPAGSLAFPTTEYRNGQAVQVTAQFRSYHNWGESIADHSALITGGVSWNPKLYSKAIGVDGKTAAREIAAAGYATDPDYAAKLTQIMDSYNLYQYDEQKEDEEMSAEDKQKLAALETELRELKELLAGLSVSRDTLKAGVQEQGQSIKGVAERLAVIEGRAVMNVPAWAEPAVQAASAAGLLDTPSGGSYDFYRMLTVLHRAGLLVTSKGV
- a CDS encoding holin, with product MYNDALNNVLAFASVLAVFVMALVQLVKNSVNLPRNVVPAVGLVIGLLVGAAAYPFTDMNLILRLWAGGLAGLSATGLFELAFNKRSGTTKEE
- a CDS encoding YjcZ family sporulation protein encodes the protein MGADCGYGGNVGGVNTCGVSPWTSTGAILVLYILLVIILSACFY
- a CDS encoding YjcQ family protein, with the translated sequence MEEKEKIYAILKRIEADQPVNREVMELEAEAFADIMEELIDSRMVENVKISRSGSGMVTVSTTGMKLTRRGHDFILLKESGRI
- a CDS encoding S-layer homology domain-containing protein; amino-acid sequence: MFKKTILVPVISMLLLGSASTSSASAQSLYSDVNEQKYAWAMESILFMTDNDVLKGYSDGTFKPEATVTKAEFTVMLHRLFDKYRPNVAPQFHEPKVTGYQDVPKNHWAYKEISELYNSSAVSGGGISQNPSTGKYIFQPDARLTRLKLTSMLYQLFAEDFDKGANPDDPDKELYQRLSKFKDIPLKKFNTETAMDQYMDTERAKAGNRWNTYIPGDELSPAIFYTYPNGSISLVGDFTFLPVYAIAAMDSHKIITADSRGYYRPLAPVTRAELATILDRVYLLFEKKGILQKYSNK